The proteins below are encoded in one region of Microbacterium pygmaeum:
- a CDS encoding DUF1905 domain-containing protein encodes MILEFDSEVFRWDARPDAVWFLTSVPLELSGDIREIPRPHRGFGAVRVRVSVGGSEWSTSIFPSSDGTYALPLKKAVMKAESLDEGGPVHVRLHILDG; translated from the coding sequence ATGATCCTCGAGTTCGACAGCGAGGTGTTCCGCTGGGACGCCCGGCCGGACGCCGTCTGGTTCCTCACCTCGGTGCCGCTGGAACTGAGTGGTGACATCCGCGAGATCCCGAGACCGCATCGCGGATTCGGGGCGGTGCGCGTGCGGGTGAGCGTCGGCGGTTCGGAGTGGTCGACCTCGATCTTCCCGTCGTCGGACGGCACGTACGCGCTCCCGCTCAAGAAGGCGGTGATGAAGGCCGAATCGCTGGACGAAGGCGGTCCGGTCCATGTGCGTCTGCACATCCTGGACGGCTGA